A stretch of Methanosphaerula palustris E1-9c DNA encodes these proteins:
- a CDS encoding UPF0058 family protein encodes MHKDELIMLHQMLTEIKNYFEENSPELMFTQYYALKITPKHVQRSKLEHKYAIFVLGSELANAMKFVEFSASGRISARMKELADRTLKEIECQH; translated from the coding sequence ATTCACAAGGACGAACTAATCATGCTCCATCAAATGCTCACTGAGATCAAGAACTATTTTGAAGAGAATAGCCCTGAACTGATGTTCACCCAGTATTATGCCCTGAAAATAACACCGAAACATGTGCAGAGGAGTAAACTGGAACACAAATATGCTATTTTTGTCCTCGGCTCCGAACTGGCCAATGCGATGAAGTTCGTTGAGTTCTCCGCATCAGGCAGGATCTCCGCACGCATGAAGGAACTGGCAGATAGGACGCTCAAAGAGATTGAATGTCAACATTAG